ATATCTAGAAACTCCCACTTTGGACAAACCGTAGGGAATCTTTGTAATAGTTATGGTTCTTATGTGTTTTGGTATTTCAAACGTGTACTTTTGTGCTTCAGACAAACGTGtacctttttgacttcatttgctatttttcagctcatttactgatttttttttgagctaaatgaccctgaaattgaaaagcactacaaatgaactttgaaaaggttgaaagttggcatggtatcatcatgtcacccacatagcatgtgcaaaaaattagagagggttacggcaaaaactggacgcacttcgtgtacaaaatggacaatctctttcgaaatatcaggatttcaaacgaaaactcatctgttacgaaggcatttcatttttttaacttattacaactccagactttttgtgcgttcagtatgcaccattaaaagccacgtcatcaactttcaaccctttctgacatcatttgctatttttcatgcatttactaatttttttgagctaaatgaccctgaaattgaaaagcactacaaatgaactttgaaaaggttgaaagttggcatggtgtcatcatttcacccacatagcatgtgcaaaaagtagagagggttagggcaaaaactggatgcacttcgtgtacaaaatggacaatctctttcgaagtatcagggtttcggacaaaaactcatctattacaaaggcatttcattttttaaaacttattacaaatctagactttttgtgcgttcagtatgcaccattcaaagccacgtcatcaactttcaaccctctctgacatcatttgctatttttcatgcatttactatttttttgagctaaatgaccccgaaattgaaaagcactacgaatgaactctgaaaaggtttaaagttggcatggtatcgtcatttcacccacatagcatgtgcaaaacagttgagagggttacggcaaaaactggatgcacttcgtgtacaaaatggacaatctctttcgaagtatcagggtttcggacgaaaactcatctattacaaaggcatttcatttttttcaaacttattaaaaatccagactttttgtgcgtttagtatgcaccattcaaagccatgtcatcaacgttcaaccctttctgacatcatttgctatttttcatgcatttacagatttttttgagctaaatgaccccgAAATTTAAAAGCactaaaaatgaactctgaaaaggtttaaagttggcgtggtatcatcatttcacccacatagcatgtgcaaaaaagttgagagggttacggcaaaaactggatgcacttcgtgtacaaaatggacaatctctttcgaagtatcagggtttcggacgaaaactcatctgttacaatggcatttcatttttttaaataacctaagtattaccaaattgaatataatgataaaacacactaatattaaacataagaaaaaggaatcactgaaaaatctattttaaagtaaagttattcacaaactagtgattcacacaaatttcaaacaATTCagatttaaactattcaaatttgaaaactactggcactgtcggtgtacaaaagtaggggcactcttttatacccctttacttgtgcatgggcagtcagagccgcacttgcggccacacttagcagggcagaggagggaagcagaAGTACAAGGCTACTAGAACAGCGCCAAGACGGAGGCACAAAAGGGCCAAGCAGCGAGATGGGCTTCCCcaggcaagagccttgccggggaagCTTACCCAACGCCAACATCatagccacccttgagcctgaggtTTCCGACGCCATTTACAACGTTGGAACCAGGGCTTGGGaagcgcctgcatggtggcatgcagatctttgtgaagatagAAGGCCCGCGAGGCCTAGATGAGAACTAGAAGACAAGACAAACAAggaggctccttgccgaggatgcccacgaggccccggcaaggctccttgATCAAAGACACCtgcaaggccccggcaagactcttgccgagggcgctcacaaggcccccgcaagacccttgccggggataaacgcaagaccgcggcaaggccttgccgccccgatgccgccccagctcagcggccgaGCTACCAACTAAAGCGAGTTCTCCACGTGGCTCCTAATCCTACTAgtcaagcacctgtgtggtggcatgcagatcttcgtgaagaccctaccaccacgccagctcagcagcctgccagcctacatggcgctgcatgcctcgtcggcctggacgcgtgtcgatGCTAGGCGAGGCGGCGACCGCTGGGACgggcttccttgccgtccccggtaaagcaagaagggcacgtcggcagcgcattaaatgtgtttatcctacagtgccaggagatagactcgaccactgtatagctttccacctcctgtgtgccactgtggcagccccttcgactataaaaggaggcccgcagCATACTGAGAtgggattcggatcttttggacgacgcacgtaccgtagctagttcaagagctcaaaaacactcaaatatacaccaaagcaggactagggtattacgcatcctcgcgagCCGAACCTGGATAAATCTCGCTGTGCTAGCTATTAGACCCGCTCCTTGCACAActccgcgcccgccaaccgtagaagggattcctgtgatcccataggtgccGTTTCCACCGAcaggcactaacagaaagttcctaattttttgtacctaaagcaaaaatattcacaaagaaactctaaatacagcaaagaACAACTcacaaataaataaaataaaataaataaagcaaaaaataaaataaaaaagccctgaaaactactggcactaacagaaagtttgtaattttttgtacctaaagaaaaaatattcacgaagaaactctaaatacagcaaaaaacaactaactaataaataaaagaaaataaataaagcagaaaggaaaaaaagcccgcctactgggccacAGCGGCCTACATAcaactagaaacccaacctgtagttgggccaggatgcagtcccgcaaggcccagtaggcccataggGCACCGCGTCAGTTTAGGAGGAGCTCGAAGGAGAAGCCacggctgggtttataaaccagtgcggctgtCCTTCGCTCGGTGAGGTGGGACCAAACTTTGTGCACCGCAGGGTGGCAGcgcaccacctttagtaccggttcatggctccaaccggtactaaagggggggtctttagtaccggttgctACCACGAGCCGGTACTGCAGGGGGTGCACTTCCcaccgcttggcctggccaaaacaggcctttagtaccggttggagccaccaaccggtactaaaggtccatCCTATATAAACAACACTTCAATTTTTTGCAgtttcatctcccacttcctctcCTCTGCTTCAACATCGCCACAGCACCGTACGCAGCCCCCGTCGCgcgccgtcgccgtccccgtcgccggccccgcccctgtccccatcgccgccccggcccgtccccgtcgccgtctcgccgccgccccgtacgccgccgccccggtCGCCCCGCTGTGAGCCCTCTGCGCCATGGTCGTGCCCTCGATCATCCGATCGAGCCCGCCCGTacaatacacacacacacacacacatttttcttacttattttctgttttctgtttttttataattttagttatagaaatgttatatgaattagattaatgtcaaagtTTTAGCTAGCTAGATGAATTCGATTAATGTCAAATTATTAATTAGATGATCGAATTAGATAtattaatgtcaaatgttagatgaattagatagaaatgttagattaatgtcaaatgttagatgaattagatgaattagctagatagaaatgttagatgaattatttTTTATACTTTTAATTATAGATGAATTAAatatattaatgttagatgaattagttttttatatttttgtcaaatgttagatgaattagctagatatattaatgttagatgaattaattTTCTATacatttgcatatagaatttgcatatagaatttgcatatagaacttgtatataagaaatcacaatccaatcatttaaaaaatgttacatttgcatatagaatttttcCTCGACGTgaacgatgcccggcccgcatcctcgccgtcgacccgttcgcgatgacgtcctgcttcagaggagccatgtccgggactgggctccgtcgggttggcactgggaggtgctaccttcaggggccagctgcttggtgaggaacccggtcccgggtcccgtcgtcgccccagagctcctttggtggcgttcgcgtgggccactttcggtgcggagggagccggccctgccggaggtgggacgtcgccgtgtcagggaggaggacgagcacgtccgtcgctacatggctgctatggacgtcaggttctccaatacctggcaggttcttcggGGATCTCACccgagctatgatcctgtgatggttccttctctttgggtgtccaccgcctgCGCCTCAGGAATCACGAGTGAACTAGATTATTCGATAGTATTCAATCTATATTAGCTAGCTAGTGATGTATTCTATAATATTCGatacgatgtattcgagattatatatattatttgataatattcgagatgatgtattcgagattatatttGATGATGCATATTATCTACTATGATTCAGTTTTATCTTTCGAGATGCATATATATTATCTACTATTATTCGAGATGCATATCAATTATCTACTATTATTCGAGATGcgtactaaattgttttatatttcttctggattagttaaataaaacctatggcggacaataccggcagagaaggagaagaggccctgttcaaGATCATACGCTCCCCTCGCCGGGCAGATgatcagaatgaagaagatgacggctcccaatatctgaacaatatcGAGGAGGGTGATATGATATTCGATCAAGACGACCGAATTCATGAAGTCCAGAACTATGATGATCTTGAAATAGCAAATACCGGCAAGGTATATTTATAGAAGCAagcatctggtgatcatcacgTGTTTTAAATGattttgtatatatatatatatatatatattaacgaatcgatctttcttctttcagccctccggatcaagcaaATCGTGTGCAGGCAGCAGGACAGTGCGAGGTCCGGCCAAAAAGTTGAAGGATGGCGTAAAGTACAACATCAATGCCATCAAACCTAATGGCGAACCAAGCGAGTCTAAGAAGAATGCGGGCAAGTttgttcgtcagtgcggagttcttgtgaaggaccaaatcccgatctccattcaagaatggaaaaagCCAGCAAAGGAATGTCCAGATCTTACCTTTGTTGACCAAGGAGCAAAAGATCTTCTTTGGGAATCTCTCATGtcacatttcaccctaccagatcatttcacagatgcagatgtgcagaaagtgaaggacgctgctcttaggaagatggcggttgcattcaacaaccacaagaaaactatatgggccaagtacgtcgaaggaggaagaagactccagaattcacggGAACACCGGAGAAGCAAAGAGATCACTGTCCAGCTTttgtgaaattcaaggaatcggaATTAGCTAAGGAACGGTCAAGAATAAACACGATCAATGCCGCAAAAAAGGAGCATTACCATAAGCTGGGGctaggtggctacgcggtggcccGACCTAAGTGGGATAGGGCTGAGCAAGAGATGGTGGATGCATGGGTCAGTCCAGTTACAttgagctggccccccaggtgcaggacttggttctatgtgcatggggggcgttggacccaaAGACGGGCCAGGTTTTGCAGAAGGCAAGTCTTAAAGGAGCCGACCTCAAAATACTTGTTGCAATAGAAGAGGCTTGAACGGGGGTGTTCatgcccaacagagagaacgacgagcttacgcacgccctgggaaatcctgaacacccgggaagaacacgagccaAAGGCATTGTTCCGTGGTATGAGGGGTTTGAGGACTGGAACGCCGACTACAGAAGCCGTGCGAGAAAGAAGATGAAGGacgagaagaagaggaagctggaggaggagcagaggaagcaggaagcagaaCGCCTTTAAAGCCTAGAATCAGCGCACGCGGAGTTGGCACTCCAATTCTAGCGGCAGCAGCAACAGATCAACTCACTTaattagccaggaaagggggtctctgcagcggcagcagctagcggatccagcattggatagcatcctcccatccatgccgagaagcagcgtgggTTTCGCCCCGGGCTATGAGgcactgctggatagataccctgtggatgacatcatggataacactaattgtgagctacacttcaaaatgaagaacatatccatgaaggtggcggcactactacaaaaacggctatagctaatatggacattaatgacgcaccatgtatgtggtgtgtcactactatatagcagtggcgcaccagatatgggtgcgccattagtggccatattactaatggcgcacctggtgtggtgcgccattactaattttGTCCTGGCCCCACACCCTTCCCCAAacttagcagtggcgcaccaggggaaagtgcgccattactagtttaactagtaatggtgcaccagtaagagatgcgccattgctatctatatgtatggcgcacccctactagtgcgccattgctatcacccCTTATCCCCTCCCTCTAGTCACGTTCTCTCCCCTCCCCTTCCTCCTGACACACCCACCCACCTCCCTCGACTTCGATCTAGATCGGGAAGCCCCGGCCGCCcgcctcttcctctccctcccgACCACGGCGagcccccttccccctccctcacACCAGATCCAGGGCATGGAGCCGTGGTGAGCTCCTTCCCCAACCCTCCTCACCGGATCCAGAGGAGAGCTGGTGACCACGTCCTCCGGCGAGGGTGTTACTCCGGAGTGTGGAGGCCGCCGAGCTGCAGGAGGAGGAGCTCTCCGCCACCCCAAGGCCCCAGATCCAGCCGCCACGGCCATAGCCGGGCTTCCAGACCCTCGTCGTCGTTGAGCTGGCCCATGATCGATGAACGGCGGTGGCTCCGGCGGCAAGGCCAAGGTGCCGCAGGCGATGGCGCCGGTGGAGGGTGGTTTCTTCTCCACGTCCACGCGCCGGGAGAGGAAGCAGCCTCTCGTTGTTCTGCACCAAGTTCGGCAATAGGGGACGCGcagccgtcctcctcctcctctgcatCCATGGCGCTCATCCCGAAAGGTACTGCGCCTCTCCCGCATTAATCCTGCTTCTGAATCGATCTGCACAGCTGATTTTTGCCTATTGCTCTGTTTGCCTGCAGGGGAGGTACCGCTGGAGCTCTAAGGCGGCCTTAAACACCACCGATCTGGTCGGAGGTTGGGCAGATAAGGCCCTGCGTCTCCTGCTCCTTCCCATGTACGTGTTCATCCCAGTCTCTGACTCTCTGTCCAGACTTAACTACATAGCGGCTACCTAGTATGGATATGATTACGAGCTTGCCGGATTGGATTATGTAGCCTACCTCAATGCTTAATTAGTCTGGCGGTTTGTTGCACGCATACATGCATGCATCATGGTAGAGAATTGAAATCACTAGCTCTAGCTACTTCGTGGTTGAATGGTTTCCATTGCAGTGTACGATCAAATTCTGTACATCTAACATTTGATGAACTAGATGCAGCTTGCTTTTGATTCAGATGATTTATATCTGTGTATGATGCGTTAAAAAATATCTCTATACGAGTCCTGCGCAGGTCATCGTTGGAGGAGAGGATGATGGTGAAGCAACAGAGGATGATGGTGCCCGGCCATGGCGAGCGAGGAAGCCCCAAGATTGATAGGTGGCTCCCTCCTGTCGTAAGTTCAGATGTCGCACATCCTGTATGTTCTGCAAATCGGAGAGATCCAGAATGCTTTTCTCATGTATTTTTGTTATCTCAGGTATGGATTTGGGGCGTATTTCAAGCAGGTAATAACCTACTCTGATGCTTTCGCTCTAAGAGAAAAGTGTGCCACCCCTATCCTCAAGCAGGTAATAATTAATCATTTATGAGCTGATGGACAACAATTACTCTATTCTTCCACCACTGCATCACTCGATCAACTGTCATTATGTATCAATTATGTGAATATGTGAAAAAAATCGTCTATGCTCTGCTTTCTTATTTGGAGGAAAACCAGGCAGTGTAGTTATTTTTTATAGTTTATACACATACTGCACTGTTAATTAAAGGTTGTAACCTCACTGTCACGCTAATGGACACAAAAAAGAAGAGTGGTAGTACTATCAATGGTTCAGTCAGCGCCTCAACAGCGCCTGCACTACTTCTGATATTGTTTTTCGGTAGCTTTTTTCTGCACCTTTTTCTTTCAGTTCTTAGTGCTGCTGCCCCATGAACACATTTTTTAATTTGACTGTACATTCAAATGAAGCCTTTGTTAAGTATACACTCCAAAATTTAGTTAACAGTAGCCTAACTGAATTTTCTGTTTCTGAATTTATAAACTCACTTTATATTCAGTTTATAAATTAACAGTAGCTTCAAAATTAAGTATCATTCGCATGGATCAACTATTATTTTATTTTGTGGAGGATAAAGTTCAGATCATGAATAATGGCATTACAAGTGAACTTGGCACAATTACACATGTCCTGAACCTCATAGAATCTGACACTAGCAAGTCTTCATTGGCATGCAAGTACTACTTTTACATTGTCATGACAGGAACAATTAATTTGACATGTATCATTGGTACGGCTAAAACATTCGTTCATGTTTCAACAAATTTGATGAAGACCACTTCATATGTAATTTTCATATATGAATTATCTCCTGTTGCGTTCTAAGATGTTAGTTCTTTCAGTTCTAGCCCTCCTATCTTTAATTCCTCGCTGCTGGACTACCTGCAGGACAACGAGTTCATCTGCGGCAGCTATAGCTGTGAGCAGTCCGTCCGCGACGCGCTCCGCAGCGTCTTCGCCGGGCACAACGAGATCCTCGACGTCTGGAAGTAAGTCGCCGGCCATCTGTTTCCTGATGAATTTTCTTTCTAGCTCAATGTGATCGGATCTAACTAGTACGTTCAGATTTGCTCTTGTTTTCTTTTCAAATAGTACTAGTAGTCTATATTCCAGCTGTGCGACTACCTGTAGCCACTTGAACCGATGAGAATTCTTCAAGCCTACCTATAGCCACTTGAACAGATGTCTATCTCAGATCTGCTCATCTAAAAAATCCAAGTGGAGTAGTATAGTGGTAGTATAGTATAATAATATTATCAAAAGGTAAATGCCCTGATTATTTAGCTCTATCAGATAAATACTCGTCGAAAGTGGGCTCCTATCAAAATTCATTTCCATTATAATCTTACTCATACAATATTCACACCATGTAATTCTGGAAATATATGCTCATATCTAGTTCTGCATAAAAAATGACAGTATTGACATGTTATAAATAGTTTGTTTGTCTTTCTGTTTATTTTGTTACATTTTGCAGGGATaaagtgaagaaaaagaagaaaagaatactagaagattagttttaggattttcttttatttccttgcaATTTTCCTTTTATTGGATACTTGTAAAGGCATTGTAATATTCTTACTATAATAAAAATTATGAttctatttcatttttttaattatttttccttataggttgttttctgtaaatttggattttttgtttgttttccaaatacattactagtggcgcatttaagcccttattagtggcgcaccttcctttattactagtggcgcacctataaggctattagtggcgcacctggagGGAATACCAGCGGAGCACCTAAgggttagtagtggcgcaccatgtggtgcgccactggtATTTGGATTACCAGTGGCGCATcaaaggtgcgccattactaacaattacTAGTGGTGtgttaatagtggcgcacctatagtgctcCATTAATAGCAAAAACTGATGCACCACTAACAaccttttttctagtagtgcagacgtcgttgcttatacaaatccccctgacgcaaccttccattgcaacccgatCCCAGCTGGCTATGATCGTGTCGTGGTTGATGAAGTGGTGGCACAATATTcagggctagagcttgacattcctggaggtgacgacgaacacacactgggagaggccatacatcgtatcattctatggagaaaggattgcatcatctttccaAGGCCACGGGCACCGCGTCAGCCggctcctcctccaagtccggcaccgcgtcaccagactcccgctcctccaagtctgCCACCGCGTCAGCACACTCCTgctcctccaagtccggcaccgcgtcaggccagtcctcctcctccaagtccggcaccgcgtcaggccactcctccttcTCCAAGTCCGGCAACGCGTCAGCCCAGTCCTCCTCCTCCAAATCAGTCACcgcgtcagccgtctccgccgcctcagcgGGCTCCACCGCCTAAGCAACAGTGGAAGAGAGCCGCCGCAGCTATGGCGGCTAGCGGTACAAGTACAGGAGGCAAGAGATACCAATTTGGTCCAAGCCTCATGCCTCTTCCgaagaggccttacgacatgacggACGAGGAAAACGAAGCCGAACGCAGGGCCCAattggacgcccattttggaccgaaaccgccacggccgccaaaggagaaagtgcctgagCGTGTCATTGACCACTTTATTTGTATGGCTAAAGCActagctcccaagcctgttgactcagactatgagcgccaaatcaggaaggcataTCAAGCACAACAAAAgaaggagtcgagctcgagctcgagccaagcagCTGCCAAAAAGTGGGAAAACTGTTCCCCAGCTAGGAGAACAGGCGgtgcaatcgatccccccgctcattgTACCAACACACATGAGTACCGGCGGGGCCGATCATCTGGTAATAACCGACGATCATAGAAGGCAGGCTGCAGGGATCGGATGCACTATAGAACAACTCCTAGGGTTCGAGCCCATGGAAACTTATACAGAGCAAGAACTAAAACGGAAATATACCCGCGGCGAACCTTTGGTCAAGCCTGAGGAGGTCAAGAAGCTctcaacgagaatgtatgaattgcatgaatgGTACATGAAAATTGCCAAGACTACCactcgagagtccctcatggtgaatgtCAAGGCAGAGCATTacttcaatgagaatgctctgtATGTTGAGTTTACAGAActgtttcagttattcaatcaagacgcACTCGACAAAATCTATcatcagttgctattgtctgtaagtgatttctttctgtaatttaagtctcaagctagctgtagtgcTCGTTGATCGTTACCCGTAATTGTCCTCACTATATTCTTATCtatggtattatgcaggatgaagatctatgaaatgaaaaaagctggacgctatggcattaggttcattgacccaaataccattaatcaAGAGACATGGTCGCGTCCATGGGATCGAGCAGACATAGAGAAAAGcttgctagagttcttgaagcgcctaaATACCAATCGAGATATAATACTTCCTTACAACATCgggtgagtcacactgtcttgtactataaattttgtttttgcttaccaactagatgttaataagtgtatagggtttagggtagttgatgagtgttatgcacatgcccacttaatttatacatgcaaacgtgtgtGCATGCTgtttccactggatcttgttaatcATTCAAGTTGAAGAAGGAAAAGTTAAAGTattggactcactacttaaactAGTTACTGAGTATGAAATCatgaaggggatagtcaacaggtaatttcaatcattattgaactatatgtcggcctctttagttcgtcatttcctgatataaactaattaataactcctttattcattttctttgccggcgggcagggcttgggaaAAGTTCATCAAATAAGTTCCAGGCCAATGGAAACAAAAGCTGTATTGGTATCGATCCAAGGTaattaattaagtagtactagctagctaccatctctttaattctagttttaataccattaattatcatgattgattaattattatctaattgaattctattctcgtaaaggacATGAAGCGGGCGTCGGGGACTGAtttatgtgcatactacgtttgcgagaacattcgcatgatggcgtacGAAAGGAGCATATCTGATAGACAGCTATGGGTAGGTTTGCCACAACACTATTCATAATTGTTCCATCATTATCGATATCTAatcacacaactaatacatgcatattgatctccttcttaaaaGTTCAATGAGGTGCAGGATAAGCTCCTTCCAACGGATcgtacgagcaattcaagaggaaatagcgggatttttgcttgatcaggtcatagatcccaaaggagaataccattacccgctaccgcagtaatgcctccatgtaggagaaattttatataccaaattgtatatatacatgtgtatgtgtgaatgatggtgcgagacattcgatgatatatatgcataacgtgtacaatatgcaATATCGTAAAATACAGCAAATGAAAAAGAATTaagaaaacacaaaattaaaggaaaaataaatcaTAAACCCAAACCCCCCTAaaccttttagtaccggttggtgttaccagcCAGTACTAAAGGTCTCCCAACCCCCGGCGCAGGCTtgtgccacgtggtggccctttagtgACGTTtcgtgttgaaccgggactaaaggggggacctttagtccccaccccttagtgccggttccagaaccggcactaaagggcctcacgaaccggtgctaaatccccgttttctactagtgcgccTAACCTTGGAGctgttgaccacgagatctagccctttgactttcgccgtacgggctttgaccagtggaccttgttggaaatatgccctagaggcaataataaatggttattattatatttctttgttcatgataattgtctattgttcatgctataattgtgttatccggaaattgtaatacatgtgtgaatacatagaccacaacgtgtccctagtaagcctctagttgactagctcgttgatcaacagatagtcatggtttcctgactatggacattggatgtcattgataacgggatcacatcattaggagaatgatgtgatggacaagacccaatcctaagcatagctcaaagatcgtgtagttcgtttgctagagcttttccaatgtcaagtatcttttccttagaccatgagatcgtgtaactcccggatatcgtagg
The sequence above is a segment of the Aegilops tauschii subsp. strangulata cultivar AL8/78 chromosome 6, Aet v6.0, whole genome shotgun sequence genome. Coding sequences within it:
- the LOC120966121 gene encoding uncharacterized protein; this translates as MASEEAPRLIGGSLLSYGFGAYFKQVITYSDAFALREKCATPILKQDNEFICGSYSCEQSVRDALRSVFAGHNEILDVWKDKVKKKKKRILED